In one Diabrotica virgifera virgifera chromosome 5, PGI_DIABVI_V3a genomic region, the following are encoded:
- the LOC126884223 gene encoding uncharacterized protein LOC126884223, whose protein sequence is MKSFIVFTCVLVAAMASHLPNLPESERIKLAKVHADCQADPKTYVDEDKLRNLQNNINDHQVGVHMFCMAVKAGLLKSNGDLDIPAITSKVSLVVKDHSKVDGLVQKCAKKSDNSGKTANLLFVCFVQNDIQYYHKL, encoded by the exons ATGAAATCCTTCATTGTTTTCACTTGTGTTTTAGTGGCAGCCATG GCTAGCCATTTGCCAAACCTGCCCGAAAGTGAAAGAATTAAACTAGCTAAAGTACATGCCGACTGTCAAGCTGATCCCAAAACCTATGTAGATGAAGATAAATTAAGAAACCTTCAAAACAACATCAATGACCATCAAGTAGGTGTTCATATGTTCTGCATGGCTGTAAAAGCAGGATTATTGAAGAGCAACGGAGACCTTGATATTCCTGCTATTACCAGCAAAGTTTCCTTGGTGGTGAAAGATCATTCTAAGGTTGATGGACTCGTccaaaaatgcgccaaaaaatcaGATAACTCTGGAAAAACCGCCAACTTGTTGTTCGTGTGCTTCGTCCAAAACGACATTCAATACTaccataaattgtaa